From the Oleiharenicola lentus genome, one window contains:
- a CDS encoding xanthine dehydrogenase family protein molybdopterin-binding subunit, translating into MNPVPLSRRAFLKVSSLASGAFLIGLGAPHEARAEAPATDQPWTPNLYLRIDPSGRITIVSKNPETGQGVKTSLPMIVAECLNADWTTVQVEQAPLDDRYGRQLVAASGSTPDGWDDLRVAGTAACQMLIAAAAEKWGVPVNECSAENSQVIHSGSGRSLGYGELASLAAKQAVPEVGTLRLKSRPDEFKLLGKFVRGIDNPKILTGQPLYGSDVRLPGMLYAVYLKCPAFGGKVRSANLDALKREGGVHDAFVVEGTSDLKGLLPGVAIVADTWWQAEAARQKAVVAWDSPNQDSSAGYADQAAALKDAAQSTLQREDGDVVRTLERAHRVVEGSYHYPFIAHATMEPQNCTAHLDSAGNLELWAPTQNPLEGRKLIAETLAIPADRIRVNVTRSGGGFGRRLSVDYMVEAAAITQKIRRPVQLHWTREDDIQHDFYRPAAWHHFKAGLDQQGRLLAWDHHFVTFSREGNLAPAAWFAKDYYPASLTPNFRLRQSMIPCSVPTGPWRAPGHSAHCWAHQSFFDELAQAAALDPVQFRLQLLEQAYGKPPLDLERTRNTLKAASKLAGWGRTLGAGRGLGVAFHYDHDGYMTYVAEVSSDRPGQIKVEKVYAGIDVGPILNRSGADHQVVGCVMDALSAAQGEITFAEGRTQQSNFHDYPLLRIDQAPEVEITYLQGVERPAGLGEIIAAVTPAITNAIFAATGIRVRQLPLKASGITVSSLRI; encoded by the coding sequence ATGAATCCCGTGCCCCTCTCTCGTCGCGCGTTTCTCAAAGTCAGTTCGCTCGCCTCCGGTGCCTTCCTCATCGGTCTCGGTGCTCCGCACGAGGCCCGGGCCGAGGCGCCGGCCACCGATCAGCCGTGGACGCCCAATCTCTACCTCCGCATCGACCCGAGTGGCCGGATAACCATCGTGAGCAAGAATCCCGAGACCGGACAGGGAGTCAAAACCTCCCTGCCCATGATCGTGGCGGAATGCCTCAACGCCGATTGGACCACCGTGCAGGTCGAGCAGGCGCCGTTGGATGATCGCTATGGTCGCCAACTGGTCGCCGCCAGCGGATCGACGCCGGATGGATGGGACGACCTGCGCGTCGCCGGCACCGCCGCTTGCCAGATGCTGATCGCCGCCGCCGCCGAAAAATGGGGAGTGCCCGTGAACGAGTGTTCGGCGGAAAACAGTCAGGTCATTCACTCCGGCTCGGGACGCAGCCTGGGCTACGGCGAGCTCGCGAGCCTCGCCGCGAAGCAGGCGGTGCCCGAGGTGGGCACGCTCCGGCTGAAAAGCCGCCCCGACGAATTCAAGCTGCTGGGGAAGTTCGTGCGCGGCATCGACAATCCGAAAATCCTCACCGGCCAGCCGCTCTACGGGAGCGACGTTCGGCTCCCGGGGATGCTTTACGCGGTTTACCTGAAATGCCCGGCTTTTGGCGGGAAGGTGCGATCGGCAAACCTCGACGCGCTCAAGCGGGAGGGCGGCGTGCACGACGCCTTCGTGGTTGAGGGCACGAGTGATCTGAAGGGCCTGCTCCCCGGCGTGGCCATTGTGGCTGACACGTGGTGGCAGGCCGAGGCTGCGCGGCAAAAAGCGGTCGTCGCGTGGGACAGCCCGAATCAGGATTCATCCGCGGGCTACGCCGACCAGGCCGCCGCGCTGAAGGATGCGGCGCAAAGCACGCTTCAGCGCGAGGACGGCGATGTCGTGCGGACGCTGGAGCGGGCGCATCGCGTGGTCGAGGGCAGCTACCATTATCCGTTCATCGCCCATGCGACGATGGAGCCGCAAAACTGCACCGCGCATCTGGACAGTGCGGGCAACCTGGAACTGTGGGCACCGACCCAGAATCCGCTGGAGGGCCGCAAGCTCATCGCCGAGACCCTCGCGATTCCCGCCGATCGGATACGGGTCAATGTCACGCGGTCGGGCGGCGGATTTGGCCGGCGCCTGAGCGTTGATTACATGGTCGAAGCCGCGGCAATCACCCAGAAAATTCGCCGGCCGGTTCAGTTGCATTGGACGCGGGAGGACGACATCCAGCACGACTTCTACCGTCCCGCCGCGTGGCATCACTTCAAGGCGGGGCTCGACCAACAGGGCCGGTTGCTCGCGTGGGATCATCACTTCGTAACCTTCAGCCGGGAAGGGAATCTCGCTCCCGCGGCATGGTTCGCCAAGGATTACTATCCGGCAAGCCTGACCCCGAATTTCCGTCTGCGTCAGTCGATGATTCCCTGCTCCGTGCCCACGGGCCCCTGGCGTGCTCCCGGGCACTCCGCCCACTGTTGGGCCCACCAGAGTTTTTTCGACGAGCTCGCCCAGGCCGCGGCGCTCGATCCCGTGCAATTCCGGCTGCAACTCCTCGAGCAGGCCTATGGCAAACCCCCGCTGGACCTCGAGCGCACCCGCAACACCCTGAAGGCGGCGAGCAAGCTGGCCGGCTGGGGCCGCACTCTTGGCGCCGGCCGCGGGCTGGGCGTGGCGTTTCATTACGATCACGATGGCTACATGACCTACGTCGCGGAGGTCTCGAGCGACCGACCGGGGCAGATCAAGGTTGAGAAAGTTTATGCCGGAATCGACGTCGGACCGATTCTCAACCGTAGCGGCGCGGATCACCAGGTCGTAGGCTGCGTGATGGATGCGCTCAGCGCCGCGCAGGGCGAGATAACCTTCGCGGAAGGGCGGACGCAGCAGAGCAATTTCCACGATTATCCCCTCTTGCGCATCGACCAGGCTCCGGAGGTGGAGATCACCTACCTGCAGGGGGTCGAACGCCCGGCAGGTCTCGGGGAGATCATCGCGGCCGTGACCCCGGCCATCACCAACGCCATCTTTGCCGCGACGGGGATCCGGGTTCGTCAGCTGCCGCTGAAGGCTTCGGGCATCACCGTATCGTCGTTGCGGATTTAG
- a CDS encoding (2Fe-2S)-binding protein, with product MTPIVLEINRRTYSVDMPESMPLLWVLRDKLDLTGTKFGCGKGLCGTCTVMIDGVAMRSCTLPAAAAAGMSITTIEGLDPAGQHPVQRAWHELDVPQCGYCQGGQMLCAASLLKQNPRPDDIAIDAALAGNICRCGTYPRIRSAVKLAADYTATAGGTAS from the coding sequence ATGACACCCATCGTCCTCGAAATCAACCGCCGCACCTACTCGGTGGATATGCCGGAGAGCATGCCGTTGCTGTGGGTGCTGCGCGACAAGCTCGACCTGACGGGAACGAAGTTCGGGTGCGGCAAGGGCCTGTGCGGGACCTGCACGGTCATGATCGACGGTGTCGCGATGCGTTCCTGCACATTGCCGGCCGCCGCTGCCGCCGGGATGAGCATCACCACCATCGAGGGGCTTGATCCCGCCGGGCAACATCCTGTGCAACGGGCCTGGCATGAACTCGACGTGCCGCAGTGCGGCTACTGCCAAGGCGGACAAATGCTTTGCGCGGCCTCGTTGCTCAAACAGAACCCCCGGCCCGACGATATCGCGATCGATGCCGCGCTGGCCGGGAACATTTGCCGGTGCGGCACCTATCCGCGGATTCGCAGCGCCGTCAAACTGGCCGCCGACTACACGGCGACAGCGGGAGGGACCGCCTCATGA
- a CDS encoding sulfatase yields the protein MRFIISLISLGVTGLIVPGIASPTAKGSRDMNILMIMVEDWSAFAIGAYGNSVVQTPNIDRLAKEGVRFDRAYCQGTVCNPSRASLVTGLRPDSTRVYGNGEAMDRVVPADAPSLARVLKARDGAWLGNIGKLVHRWDEAQRFGVGFDLNEYTHHYDILENFAGEQRPVPAPPGVSVWAEDEALLLPEPHGTRLRELQAEREARKAAGEADTWELRKRFQQYHAEMIGYSGLPEEEMEDGRIARRTVDLLGQLARRQDGKPFFLSVGFYATHTPLLAPKQYVDLYDPAAMELSPAQPEKDVGVPAVARRMGRNYDIFNGLYPQFAQTPEREREALAAYYACATYVDAQIGLVLEGLEAAGLADNTIVVFFSDHGFQLGEHGMWSKFSLFEQSSRVPLIVRMPGAAGNGRVTDAMVELVDVLPTLAEWWGLPRDPRWEGDSFAPLVQQPAQPWKEAVFATIPISGLGRMVRTPGWRYSEWRKDTGLPGKSAPVARELYDLRKDPLEQINLAEDPAHAPQAAAMAARLQAGWLAARPPGKGR from the coding sequence ATGCGTTTCATCATTTCCCTGATTTCACTGGGAGTTACCGGGCTGATCGTGCCGGGGATCGCCTCGCCGACGGCAAAGGGCAGCCGCGACATGAACATCCTTATGATCATGGTGGAGGATTGGTCGGCCTTCGCGATTGGGGCGTATGGCAATTCGGTCGTGCAGACGCCCAACATTGACCGGCTGGCGAAAGAGGGCGTGCGGTTTGACCGGGCTTACTGCCAAGGCACGGTGTGCAACCCCTCACGGGCCTCGCTGGTGACGGGGCTGCGGCCGGACTCGACCCGGGTCTATGGCAACGGCGAAGCGATGGACCGAGTCGTGCCCGCCGACGCACCCTCGCTGGCGCGGGTGTTGAAGGCGCGCGACGGCGCGTGGCTGGGCAACATTGGCAAGCTCGTGCACCGGTGGGACGAGGCACAGCGCTTCGGGGTGGGTTTCGATCTCAACGAATACACGCACCACTACGACATCCTGGAAAACTTTGCCGGAGAGCAGCGTCCGGTGCCTGCTCCGCCCGGCGTGTCGGTGTGGGCGGAGGATGAGGCGCTGTTGCTGCCCGAACCGCACGGCACGCGGTTGCGCGAACTGCAGGCGGAGCGCGAGGCGCGCAAGGCCGCCGGCGAGGCAGACACCTGGGAGCTACGCAAGCGCTTCCAGCAGTATCATGCCGAGATGATCGGTTACTCGGGCCTACCGGAGGAAGAGATGGAGGATGGCCGCATCGCCCGGCGCACGGTGGACCTGCTCGGTCAGCTCGCCCGCCGGCAAGACGGGAAACCCTTTTTCCTGTCGGTGGGCTTCTACGCCACGCACACACCCCTGCTCGCGCCGAAGCAGTATGTGGACCTCTACGATCCCGCCGCGATGGAGCTGTCGCCCGCGCAGCCGGAGAAGGACGTCGGTGTGCCCGCCGTCGCGCGGCGCATGGGGCGCAACTACGATATTTTCAACGGCCTGTATCCGCAGTTTGCCCAGACGCCCGAACGGGAGCGCGAGGCGCTGGCGGCCTACTATGCCTGTGCGACCTACGTGGACGCGCAGATCGGTCTCGTGCTCGAAGGGCTGGAGGCGGCGGGACTGGCAGACAACACGATCGTGGTGTTCTTCTCCGACCATGGATTCCAACTCGGCGAGCATGGGATGTGGAGCAAGTTCAGCCTGTTCGAGCAATCCTCGCGCGTGCCGCTGATCGTGCGGATGCCCGGCGCCGCCGGCAACGGCCGGGTCACCGACGCGATGGTCGAGCTGGTGGACGTGCTGCCCACGCTGGCCGAGTGGTGGGGATTGCCCCGCGATCCGCGCTGGGAAGGCGACAGTTTCGCCCCGCTCGTGCAGCAGCCCGCCCAGCCTTGGAAAGAAGCGGTGTTTGCCACGATCCCGATCAGCGGCCTGGGCCGCATGGTGCGGACGCCCGGCTGGCGATACAGCGAATGGCGCAAAGATACGGGCCTGCCCGGGAAATCGGCGCCGGTGGCCCGCGAACTCTACGACCTGCGGAAAGACCCCTTGGAACAGATCAACCTCGCCGAGGACCCCGCCCACGCCCCGCAAGCCGCGGCCATGGCCGCCCGTCTGCAAGCCGGTTGGCTAGCGGCTCGCCCGCCGGGCAAAGGGAGGTGA
- a CDS encoding DUF1592 domain-containing protein has product MNPRSAHALLAGLLLSVCLPAAAGANAPSTPDPLAYSQVIQPFLDNYCFDCHNTDTRKGDINLEDLVDVGRADHDGRRIWELVHRQLRAGAMPPDREDQPTPEERAEVVSHLRQRLTHIDLSKPVDSGRVTARRFNRTEYDNTIHDLFGIRLSVANTFPGDDVGYGFDNIGDVHSVSPLRLQLFLEAAETVSDFLLNTGRRLEMNRNEQGVFFDRIKVVKSSDAGVVLDQKGWMSVEYETPLPGTYELSIRAWGLMPDSVFKARQIDELNGWPQFPNAFQPGDSEPIVPLEVWVDGQLVDTLHIAQGLSSTDWKTYTTNRFPLGMGPHQVTFKLGTPATLTGEARDAWIADPPRLGVKEARMTGPHAVDRSALSPLHRRLIEIRPGPDRPPAAAAREILAELLPRAFRRPAAPGEIESFVGLMESLLANGESFESALDGALQAILVSPHFLYRLELGPDATAPDRIRPVGDYALASRLSYFLWNSMPDDTLFALAAEGRLDNDDVLRAQVARLLADPRAVAFKEGFFRQWLDLRKLRTLSIDKARFPVFTEDLRADVEQETLLFIGSIIAENRSVQDLLRADHTFVNDALAELYGLPLAEAEKKEKDRSFRRVSLEGLPRRGLLTQPSILMLTSYPNRTSPTKRGNWILEAILGDEPPPPPANVPQLEEAVANSAALPLREQLELHRTNQTCASCHATMDPIGLGLENFDAIGRWRTTDAGAPINASGVLPDGNKFDGPLELLGLLQERDEDFVRCFTQKLLTFALGRGLEFYDRVAVDEILARTQAGDHRILDIVTEAVLSRPFRLTRGDPVHPPLTATHP; this is encoded by the coding sequence GTGAACCCACGCTCCGCCCACGCCCTTCTGGCCGGCCTGTTGCTGTCCGTTTGTCTTCCGGCAGCGGCCGGCGCCAACGCGCCTTCAACCCCTGATCCGCTGGCTTACTCGCAGGTTATCCAGCCGTTCTTGGACAACTACTGCTTCGATTGCCACAACACCGACACGCGCAAGGGTGACATCAATCTGGAGGACCTTGTCGATGTCGGCCGCGCCGATCACGACGGCCGCCGGATCTGGGAACTGGTCCACCGCCAGCTCCGCGCCGGCGCGATGCCGCCCGATCGGGAGGACCAGCCCACCCCGGAAGAACGCGCCGAAGTTGTCTCGCATCTCAGGCAACGCCTGACCCACATCGATCTCTCCAAGCCGGTGGACAGCGGACGCGTCACCGCCCGCCGGTTCAACCGCACCGAATACGACAACACCATTCACGATCTTTTCGGCATCAGGCTGTCGGTCGCCAACACCTTTCCAGGCGACGATGTGGGCTACGGCTTCGACAACATCGGCGACGTCCACAGTGTATCGCCCCTGCGTCTCCAGCTCTTCCTCGAGGCCGCCGAAACCGTCAGCGACTTCCTGCTCAACACCGGCCGGCGCCTGGAAATGAATCGCAACGAGCAAGGCGTCTTCTTCGACCGCATCAAGGTCGTTAAAAGCAGCGATGCCGGCGTCGTGCTGGATCAAAAGGGCTGGATGTCCGTCGAGTATGAGACGCCGCTACCGGGCACCTACGAACTATCGATCCGCGCCTGGGGGCTCATGCCCGATTCGGTTTTCAAAGCCAGGCAGATCGACGAACTGAACGGCTGGCCCCAATTTCCCAACGCCTTCCAGCCCGGCGACTCCGAGCCGATCGTGCCGCTCGAGGTCTGGGTGGATGGTCAGCTGGTGGACACCCTGCATATCGCCCAAGGTCTCAGTTCCACCGACTGGAAAACCTACACCACGAACCGGTTCCCCCTCGGTATGGGGCCGCATCAAGTGACCTTTAAGCTCGGCACCCCCGCCACCCTCACCGGCGAGGCACGCGATGCCTGGATTGCCGACCCGCCGCGGCTCGGCGTCAAGGAAGCTCGCATGACCGGACCCCATGCCGTTGACCGCTCCGCGCTCAGCCCGCTGCACCGCCGCTTGATTGAAATCCGCCCCGGTCCGGACCGTCCGCCCGCCGCCGCCGCCCGGGAAATCTTGGCCGAACTGCTGCCGCGTGCTTTCCGTCGCCCCGCCGCCCCGGGTGAAATCGAATCGTTCGTGGGCCTGATGGAATCGCTCCTGGCCAACGGCGAGTCGTTCGAGTCGGCCCTCGACGGCGCCCTGCAGGCCATCCTCGTCTCGCCGCATTTCCTCTACCGCCTTGAGCTTGGCCCCGATGCTACCGCCCCCGACCGCATTCGTCCCGTCGGCGACTACGCCCTCGCCTCGCGCCTCTCCTACTTCCTGTGGAATAGCATGCCGGACGACACGCTCTTTGCCCTCGCGGCCGAGGGCCGGCTGGACAACGACGATGTGCTTCGCGCCCAGGTCGCGCGCCTGCTCGCGGACCCGCGGGCCGTCGCCTTCAAGGAAGGCTTCTTCCGCCAGTGGCTCGACCTCCGCAAGCTCCGCACCCTGTCCATCGACAAGGCCCGCTTTCCCGTCTTCACCGAGGATCTTCGTGCCGACGTCGAGCAGGAGACACTCCTCTTCATCGGCTCCATCATCGCGGAGAACCGCAGCGTCCAAGATCTCCTCCGCGCCGACCACACCTTCGTCAACGACGCGCTGGCCGAACTCTACGGCCTGCCTCTGGCCGAGGCTGAAAAGAAGGAAAAGGACCGCAGTTTCCGCCGCGTCTCCCTCGAGGGCCTGCCGCGCCGCGGGCTGCTGACCCAACCGAGCATCCTCATGCTCACCTCCTACCCAAACCGCACCTCGCCCACCAAGCGCGGCAACTGGATTCTTGAGGCGATCCTGGGCGACGAGCCACCTCCCCCGCCAGCCAACGTCCCGCAGCTGGAGGAAGCGGTCGCCAACAGCGCGGCCCTGCCTCTCCGCGAACAGCTCGAACTCCACCGCACCAACCAGACTTGCGCCTCCTGCCACGCCACCATGGACCCCATCGGTCTCGGCCTCGAGAACTTCGACGCCATCGGCCGCTGGCGCACCACCGACGCGGGCGCACCGATCAACGCGAGCGGCGTTCTGCCCGACGGAAACAAGTTCGACGGCCCCTTGGAACTCCTCGGCCTGCTCCAGGAGCGCGACGAGGATTTCGTCCGGTGCTTCACCCAGAAGCTCCTGACCTTCGCGCTCGGCCGCGGCCTCGAATTCTACGACCGCGTCGCTGTCGACGAGATCCTCGCCCGCACCCAGGCCGGTGACCACCGCATCCTGGATATCGTGACCGAGGCTGTCCTTAGCCGTCCTTTCCGTCTCACCCGCGGTGATCCCGTGCATCCCCCCCTTACCGCCACCCACCCCTGA
- a CDS encoding DUF1552 domain-containing protein, which produces MKPLSRRHFLRSTGALMALPLLEAMIPTGFGSVARAATAAARRRPVRLGWLFYPNGVVKEGWEICGTGRDFSLNVSNAPLQAVRDDVLFVSNLAQREAATKVEDVAGAHARGTSSFLTAASARKTNGNDIYIGVSADQVAARHIGAETRLPSIELGVEEGKQEGRCDNGYSCVYLSNISWRSPTQPCGVEINPRRAFDRLFGVAGPEGDAFRQRAAKRQSVLDFVGTEAKSLLRTVGSTDRRKLDEYFTSVREVELYIDKVANLPPIPVPLSLRPPGDPENVVHHMRIMYDLMALSFQTDATRVATLMLADGQTNQVYEHLGLTSGHHQLTHSTGLEADIQKIDRFMAEEFARFVAKLKATPDGDDGASLLDNCLIAYGSDVSDGRNHNQMNMPCVVAGHGGGAFQPGRHVFAEKHTPLANVYVSMLQAAGCPVKEFGDSTGPFAGALESA; this is translated from the coding sequence ATGAAACCCCTGTCCCGCCGCCATTTTCTCCGCAGCACTGGCGCCCTCATGGCGCTCCCGCTGCTCGAAGCCATGATCCCGACCGGCTTCGGCTCGGTCGCCCGCGCCGCCACCGCCGCCGCCCGCCGCCGCCCGGTGCGCCTGGGCTGGCTCTTCTATCCCAACGGCGTGGTCAAGGAGGGCTGGGAAATCTGCGGCACCGGCCGCGACTTCTCTCTCAACGTCTCCAACGCGCCCTTGCAGGCCGTGCGCGACGACGTGCTCTTCGTCTCCAATCTCGCGCAGCGGGAAGCGGCCACGAAGGTCGAGGACGTCGCCGGAGCCCACGCGCGTGGCACTTCCAGCTTCCTTACAGCCGCATCCGCCCGCAAAACCAACGGCAACGACATCTACATCGGCGTCTCCGCCGATCAGGTCGCCGCCCGCCACATCGGCGCGGAAACCCGCCTGCCGTCGATTGAGCTCGGCGTCGAAGAGGGCAAACAGGAAGGCCGCTGCGACAACGGCTACAGCTGCGTCTACCTCTCCAACATCTCCTGGCGCTCGCCGACCCAACCCTGCGGTGTCGAGATCAACCCGCGCCGCGCCTTCGACCGCCTGTTCGGAGTCGCCGGTCCTGAAGGCGACGCTTTCCGCCAGCGCGCCGCCAAGCGCCAGAGCGTCCTCGATTTTGTCGGCACGGAGGCCAAGTCACTCCTCCGCACGGTCGGGTCCACCGACCGGCGCAAGCTCGACGAATATTTCACCAGCGTCCGCGAGGTGGAACTCTACATCGACAAGGTCGCCAACCTGCCCCCGATTCCGGTGCCGCTCTCCCTGCGTCCGCCCGGTGATCCCGAGAACGTGGTCCATCACATGCGCATCATGTATGACCTGATGGCCCTCTCCTTCCAGACCGATGCGACCCGTGTGGCCACGCTGATGCTCGCCGACGGACAGACGAACCAGGTCTACGAACACCTCGGCCTCACCTCCGGTCATCACCAGCTGACCCACAGCACGGGCCTGGAGGCGGACATCCAGAAGATCGACCGTTTCATGGCCGAGGAATTCGCCCGCTTCGTCGCCAAGCTCAAGGCCACACCCGACGGCGACGACGGCGCCTCGCTCCTCGACAACTGCCTCATCGCCTACGGCTCCGACGTGAGCGATGGTCGCAATCACAATCAGATGAACATGCCCTGTGTCGTCGCGGGCCACGGCGGCGGCGCCTTCCAACCCGGTCGCCATGTGTTCGCCGAAAAACACACGCCGCTGGCCAACGTCTATGTCTCCATGCTCCAGGCAGCCGGCTGCCCCGTGAAGGAATTCGGCGACAGCACCGGCCCCTTTGCCGGTGCCCTCGAATCCGCCTGA
- a CDS encoding alpha/beta hydrolase: MKRLTSALLLFQAVAISLPASATASEVVPIWTDGAPGTEGKRDRPEKTVPSPKNDYLRVSQIHHPSLTVHLPPADRATGTGVLILPGGGYQFLSIDLEGSEIASWFNERGIAAFVVKYRLPREPDSTYTMDDALADTQRAIRLVRSRAAEWGLRPDRIGVLGFSAGGRLAADAGLRFQEGHPTATDPLHRVSSRPDFQVLVYGFTAPDAIPANAPPTFLICTTDDGDKPRQAIALYSALLTNKVPAELHLYGRGGHAYGMRDLGQPVHTWNQRLADWLDSLGLMKPTPSAR, encoded by the coding sequence ATGAAACGTCTCACTTCCGCCCTCCTTCTGTTCCAAGCAGTCGCAATTTCCCTCCCGGCTTCTGCGACCGCATCTGAAGTCGTCCCCATTTGGACCGACGGCGCGCCGGGCACCGAGGGCAAACGCGACCGCCCCGAGAAAACCGTGCCGAGCCCAAAAAACGATTACCTGCGCGTCTCGCAGATTCATCACCCTTCGCTCACCGTCCATCTTCCGCCCGCGGACCGCGCCACGGGCACCGGCGTGCTCATCCTGCCGGGCGGCGGCTACCAGTTTCTCTCCATCGACCTCGAAGGCTCGGAAATCGCCTCATGGTTCAACGAGCGCGGAATTGCGGCCTTTGTCGTGAAATACCGTCTGCCCCGGGAGCCCGATTCCACCTACACCATGGACGACGCCCTCGCCGACACCCAACGTGCCATCCGCCTCGTGCGCAGCCGCGCTGCAGAATGGGGCCTCCGTCCCGATCGCATCGGCGTCCTTGGTTTCTCCGCCGGCGGACGCCTCGCTGCCGATGCCGGCCTGCGCTTCCAGGAAGGCCATCCGACCGCGACCGATCCCCTGCACCGCGTCAGCTCGCGCCCGGATTTCCAGGTCCTCGTCTACGGTTTCACCGCCCCCGATGCCATTCCCGCCAATGCGCCGCCGACCTTCCTGATCTGCACCACCGATGACGGCGACAAGCCGCGCCAGGCCATCGCCCTCTACAGCGCCTTGCTGACGAACAAGGTGCCGGCCGAGCTGCACCTCTACGGCCGGGGTGGACACGCCTACGGCATGCGAGACCTGGGCCAGCCCGTGCATACCTGGAACCAGCGTCTCGCCGACTGGCTCGACAGCCTCGGATTGATGAAACCCACTCCCTCGGCCCGTTGA
- a CDS encoding sugar phosphate isomerase/epimerase family protein — MERRSVRPARKTFASDAVASRRLRVFGVYFPYTLTNPAHRPLASRILSLCRPHGTPLWITMQAPGASDENVTALLRELADEAATHGLEVIYYPHDNHHCLDAEHAHRLITAADRPNLFNSLHLHQELRAGHAHRLAEVVARVMPRVRLVSVSGANLPDRINRGSNDWSDVVQPLTGSAFDVAGFYRLLVQSGYTGPVGVQNWKIPGAPREHHAASLRLLRQWRASFSPHP, encoded by the coding sequence GTGGAACGACGATCTGTTCGCCCGGCTCGAAAAACTTTCGCCAGCGACGCCGTCGCCTCCCGCCGACTCCGCGTCTTCGGCGTCTATTTTCCCTACACCCTCACGAATCCCGCGCACCGCCCTCTCGCCTCGCGTATTCTCAGCCTGTGCCGGCCGCATGGCACCCCGCTCTGGATCACCATGCAGGCTCCCGGCGCCAGCGATGAGAACGTCACGGCCCTCCTCCGCGAGCTCGCCGACGAGGCCGCCACCCATGGCCTCGAGGTCATCTACTATCCGCACGACAACCACCACTGCCTCGACGCCGAGCACGCCCACCGCCTGATCACGGCCGCGGACCGCCCCAATCTTTTCAACAGCCTCCACCTGCACCAGGAACTCCGCGCCGGTCACGCCCACCGGCTCGCCGAGGTCGTCGCCCGCGTCATGCCGCGAGTCCGCCTCGTCTCGGTCAGCGGGGCGAACCTTCCCGACCGGATCAACCGCGGGTCGAACGACTGGAGCGACGTCGTGCAGCCGCTCACCGGCAGCGCCTTTGATGTCGCCGGCTTCTACCGTCTGTTGGTGCAGTCCGGCTACACCGGCCCGGTCGGCGTGCAAAACTGGAAAATCCCCGGCGCCCCTCGCGAACACCACGCCGCCTCCCTCCGCCTGCTCCGCCAGTGGCGCGCCTCCTTCTCCCCCCATCCATGA